The stretch of DNA tagtcgacgttcacatgacaccactaagggaatcacaacatacatattatcaaaatatcaaacacatattaaattcacacgattacttgcaacatgatttctcccgtgacctcaagaataaaagtaaccactcacaagtgataaacatgttcatgatcagaggggtattaaatagcataatggatctgaatatataatcttccaccaaataaatcatatagtaatcaactacaagatgtaatcaacactactagtcacccacaagtaccaatctgaggttccggtacaaagattgaacacaagatatgaactagggtttgagaggagatggtgttgttgaagatgttgatggagattgcccttcccaagatgggagagttgttggtgatgatgatgatgatgatgatttccccctccaggagggaagttccctcggagggcaaaagtgctcctgcccaagttctgcctcgagacggcggcgcttcgtcccgaaagtccctcTCCTTAttctttctaggtcaaaatgacttatataccagaagatgggcaccagaggtgggctgggctgagcgcAACTCACCAAGGCGCGcttgggggcctggcgcgccctggtgtcttgtgctcaccaggtggcccccctccagtagttatttgctccagtatttcttatatattcTACAAAAATTCCTCGtgaattttagctcatttggagttgtgcagaataggtagcttgacgtagctttttcaggtccaaatttccagctgccggaattctccctctttgtgtgaactttgcatattatgagagaaaaagcattataattacttcaaaaagcattatcatgcataaaaacattataaataacagcaggtaaacatgatgcaaaatggacgtatcaggctacTGCCCCGAGGAGTGGTTCTTCCACATGGCAAAGTATAAATCTGCTCAAAGATTGAATATCTTTCCCACGTCTTATTCATCCTAACAACTACCGATTTGATTTCTCTACTTAATTATTCTAATCTAGAAGTAGGTAAAGGAAGGTGTATCACAAGCCTAATTTTCTTTTTCTTCACTTCCAAAACGACTTCTAGCATCATCAGAGGGATCAGAACCACATTCGTATGCTGACAATTTTTCTGGATAGGCCTTCATGTCAAGCAAAGGAAATAATTTCCATATGTGGTGGTGAAGCACCTGTTTATGCACCTGGGTCATTGTTCACAAACTAAGATGACTTAGTCGCCTTTCTTTGGGCATGTTTGGGCATGCTCTGATGGAAGAAGAATTCATCTGAAGAATAGGGTATGAGGCAAATATTGAGGGGCAGTCCGGTAATTGGATTCCAAGATAGGGATCAAGAAGACCGATGGGAGCCAGGGAAAACCTGAATGTCAACACCATCAGCGATTTGTGAGGACTAGGATATGCCAAAACCTCAATGGGTCTTCTACAATAGTGATGTCTTAGATATAAAGCAAGTGGTCTTTGGCGGCTCAAACAGAGAGGATTATGTGGTGTGAAATTACACAAAGAGTGGAACTTATACACTTGGATTGGCCTATCATTTGAAAATGGAGCTGAACAGTCACAAGGCGGGAATACCAGAGATCTTATCTTATGTGGCTTCACATCGAGGATGGCAAGAGTTGTGGGCCCTTGATGTTCCAAACAAAGAAATGATATGTGTTTGGCGCATAGTGCAAAATGACTTGGCTCTGGAAGCGGAATTGCACTGTCGTCACATCAACCACAAAGTGTTTTGCGTTGTTTGTAGACGAGAGGAAGGGGCTCACGGGCTAGTTGACTGGGTATCCTACATCAATCGAGAGATGACGCCTTCCAATGGTGTGTTGGCTGAAGCCAAATGCAGACGGGCTGCTATAAAGGTAGATGGCTATGGTGGCGGCGGAGCGGCCGTGCGTGACCATTATGGCAAGTTCTTGGCTAGAACATGTCATCCCCCACCCTCACCCCATCTGCTACGAAAACCGAGCTAAACGAGTTGCTTGCTTGCCGGCGAGTAGTACAACTCGCCATGGACGTGGTAGCTCATCGACTCTTGCTTGAGACACACAACCAAGACGTGGGCACAAACCTGATGCCACAGGAGCTGGACCGGTCGAGGCATGGCCCTATCATAGAAGAGATCAAGGAACTGCTAACCTATCATGAGTGAGCATAAAATCAAATGGGTTAAACGTTGTGCCAACAGAGCAACACACATATTAGTCAGAGAAGGTTGTCTTCATAAACTTTGTACCGGCATTGTTGCACATTCCTTCGGGTTGTATTGGTGATGTGATTTTCTCGAGTGTACCGTGAGAACTCTTGAACAACCACCACCACTACCATCACCAAAAAGTTTTTTGAAGCTAAAAAAGAATACCACAACCATTAGAAATTGCTTATTTTGAAAAATGCTTTAAGATAAAAGTGACTAGCATCACTTATACATGCTTTTTTTAGGGatcacttatactccctccgttctgaattactcgtcacaaaaatgaatgtatctagatgtattttagttctagatacatccatttctacgacgagtaatttataacggagggagtacatgcttaaAACACGAGGATGTACGAGGACGTATATCGGGCCTATCCATGTAACACTTAAAAATTTCCGTAAGAAAAAAAAGGCAACACTTAAATGCTTAAATACACGCCAAAATTATACACCTTGCCGTTTAAGATTTTCCTTGGAATGCGTGAATAAGGAAAGAAGCAAATACACACCAAAATCAGAATCAGATCCTCAAGTTTTTAATTGACACCAAACATAGAACTACTACCCCGGTCGGGTTGTAGACCAGAGATTCGGTTCCTCGGACCAGACCTACGCAGCGCACTACCAGGAGCAATTCTTCCATTTTAGTAACACAAATCTTTTGTTCCCCCACCTTTAACGCACGCAGCCCATCGAATCGTGACACATAACGCCACCATATCCGGCCCGCGGAGATTTGTTTCTTTAATCGACGGACCGATCGCCGGGCGCGCTAGTGGCATGTGCCTGGTGACATCCCAGCACTTGAGATAAGTGTCCACCGAGCNNNNNNNNNNNNNNNNNNNNNNNNNNNNNNNNNNNNNNNNNNNNNNNNNNNNNNNNNNNNNNNNNNNNNNNNNNNNNNNNNNNNNNNNNNNNNNNNNNNNNNNNNNNNNNNNNNNNNNNNNNNNNNNNNNNNNNNNNNNNNNNNNNNNNNNCGCGCTGGCCAACGCCGCTGACAGGCAGTCGCAGGCGCGGCCGGTCGGGCAGAAGTTTCCCCCTTCCTAGGCGCGGCCGAGTCGCCGAGGCCACGTCCGATCGGGCCAAAAGCAGAGACGAGTCCTGCTCGCTCCCAAACGGCCGTTTTCCCCTTCCGCGCATCGCCACAAATATCCTTCCTCCTCCCGCTGCTCCTCGGCGTGGTCGATCGCGGGCGGAGATCCGGGAGGGGAGATGGCCAAGAACGCAGGAGGGGTGCTGCTGCCGGTGTCCGCCGAGCCGGGGAAGGGCGACGGCGAGGCCGCGCTCTTCAAGGGCTCCGCCATGACCCGCCGCGGCGCCGTCGCCGCGCTCTCCTACATGTCCTGCTCCGGTACGCGCCTCGATCCGCGCCCTCTCTTTCTCTGCGCGTCTGTGGTGTGGCGTCGAATTGGCGCCTTGTCTGTGTGATTCCGTTCACGGCGGCGGACGGGTGGCTCGTTTTGCGTGAGGTCGGGAACAGGCAGCGTGCGGTCGGCCCTTGTGATTTGCTGCTAATCGTCGCCAACTCGTTGCTTCCGTTGGCCGTTATTCAGCTACTTGGGGTTGGAGTTAGTGCTGGCTGGTTGACTCGTGTCTAGCTAACTCAGCCGTGCGTTTGTATGAAACCATTTTAGTACTGCTACTTCGGTTGCCACAGGGATATGGGCAAAGTACATACTGCTCAGTAGGTATTCACCAGCAAGAGCTACTTAGACTTGGAGATGGTCTAGCATTAGTAAAAACTGGTTGTTTTTACTATGTATTTGTATTTGAGTGCTAGAACTAGAAGGACTAACTGTCTCAAACACTGCTGCACAATTATGCTGTAAGATGATCGCAGCGCTCTGTTAAATGTCCTGCTCCGGTACGTGCCTCGATCTGCGCCTCTCTTTCTCTATGCGGTTGTGCTGTGGTGCAGAATTGGCGCGTTATCTGTGTGAGTTCGGGAACGGGTAGCATGCGGTCGGGCCTGGTGATTGTTGCTAATCGTCGCTAACTTGTTATTTCCGTTGGCTGTTACATCCTTTATTCAGCTACTTGGGGGTTGGAGTTAGTGCTGGTTGGTTGACTTGTGTCTAGCACGAAACCATTTTGGTACCGCTAGTTCAGTTGCCACAGGTTATACACAAAGTACATACCGCTCAGTGGGTGTTACCGTAGGTATTCGTCAGTAAGAGCTGCTTAGACTTAGTAAAAACTGGTTATTACTGCCACATATGTATATTTGAGTCTAGAAGGGCTATCTATCTCTCAGAAACACAATTCAGTAAAGACAATCTCATTTGGCTTGTCGAGTTCCGCAGCTAGAGGCGCTCCATAGCCGTTAGGGGTAGGCACTAGCGTGGAATATCTCTTTGATAGATATCTAGTGCTGTATTCCTTATTGTGTAATTGGCTTGTTTGCCACTTCTATGAAATTGATATGCCATTCCATGGTGTATTCTTGAAAAAGACACATTTGGCTTGTAGTAAAGGTCACAGCGGCGGATATGTCAAATATAATCATGATCAACTTGGTGGTGTAATTTATACAACTAACTGTGCTGGCTCTTGTGGATCCGACAAAAGTATGTTGCTTGTTTTCTTGTCATGGCTTTGCGAATCTCTTAGGAGGCGGTGGCGCTGCTGCTCTCTTCAAGGGTCCACAATGATGACATGCCGCAGCACCTCCATCGCGCTCTCCTACATGGTCATCATTGATACGTCAACCCACTTCTTTTTTCTTGTTTGGTTTTAGATGCAGTTCTATGTGGCATGAATTGCATGCTTTGGTCATCATGGGGTAGCTCGTTCAGTGCACTGTAAGAATTTGGAGATAGAATGTTGGTACTGGTACGGTCTTGTGATGTAGCACTAGTTGCAGTTTGTTTCTGTCAGGCATTACTTCTGTTACTGAGGTGCTTGGGGTTGGGATGGGAGCTGGTATGTCGACTTCTATCTAACTGCTCAGCAGAGCTTCAAGTAGGAATCATTTCGATAGTACCTACCAGGGATACAGGATTTCTGTTGTATTGAGGAAGAATTTTACCCTGCTTGAATGGAGACTTTGATGAAAACTAGTAAATGCATACGATTCACGTTCATATTTGGTAGAATATATTTTTTGTGGGATATTTTGTAGAATATTAATTGCACCGCTGATGTTAGGTAAGGTATTAATTGCATGATAATTATGTGATTAGTGCTGATATTGATATTCTGTATAATATTTATtgcacgctaaacatgttgagcgctcgcCATTGAAGcaatctaggtcgttggattgacatgaatTGATGGCCGAGAATAGTTGGATCTGCCCTTTGGGTCCTTTTATatttgtatatgtatatatatgtatagaTGAATTTTTAATACAACACACATACATCTTCTAACCTTGTATGTCTGAAATCTGTCCAAATTGCTGTAGTGTCATGGTAAGAGAAAGCAAATTCTGATGGGCCCACTTACAAAAAAAGGACAGAGAAAATAGAACTTTGAAAATCCCTTGCCATTTAGATAGAATAATAAAGTGGATAATAGAATCATTGCCAAATTATAATTGCGAATGAAAATTTCTTGATTTTTTCTGAAATTGTTCCTATTTATCTTTTATCTTCTGAGAAGCATTACAAACTGGTTTCCGCACAGCAACTTCCTGATGACATTTCTGTTTCTATTCTTTATGTTGTGGAAGTCTTGAATTCCCTTGCTAATACTTTTTACAATGTGCAGTTTTGCTGGTTATGTTTAACAAGGCGGCTCTATCTTCATATAAATTCCCTTGCGCGAACGTCATTACACTCCTTCAGGTGCTTCATTCTGTGTGGACATATTCTGGACAGTCTGTATTGTTAAATACCCTCTTCTCATTGTAGTCCATCCATATCCTTATTTTTCTGAATAACTGTAAATTCACCCGACAGAGTGTATAAATGTTTTGTGCCCACGTTCTGTCCGTTCAACAGTAAAAAAACTGTACTAGACTATCTGTGACCTGCTTGTGGTCTTGGAAAGTAATGATAGATTTCCAAAAGCTACATACTCTACTTCTAATTCATCTAGTTGAAGAATGTTCACTTTCTTATTGGAGCTGTAGACAATGGGCCTGCTATGAATTGCAGCTTGTTAAATATTACAGTGATATAGTTGTCGGTGTATTGCGACTTACGTAATATGTACTAACTTTCTTTAGCTGTACAGCTCTGTTGGCTGAATTTGTTACTGTATGATATGTTTGGTCCTGTCTTTCCTTTCTGACACCTAATTAACATGTGCAGATGGTGTGCTCAACGTGCCTTCTCTATGTTCTGAGACGGTTAAAGATCATTTCTTTCACAAATAGTGAAACATCAGTACCCTCTGATTCACTATTCTTTGTGCCGTTCAGAATACTGCTGCGCACTTCACCGCTTTCGCTGTCTTATTTGCTCTACATGGTATGCTTATTCCCTCGCACACAATTACAGCCATGAGCTGCAAATATGGAAATTGTTGCTGTTTACTTTGAATTCTGAATGATGCTTACCTTCCATGATGGTTTGCTAAAAGCTAGCTTCAATGGAATCTGTGCGTGGAGTAAATGTTCCTATGTATACAACTCTAAGGCGCACAACAGTAGCATTTACAATGACAATGGAGTATTTCTTGGCAAAGCAGAAACACACCCCACCTATAATTGGCAGGTAAATGTTCAGGCATGTTACTTTACTTTGCATTTGTACTCTCAAAATTGAAGTACATGTGCTAGCTAGCTAATATGAGCCTCTATTTGTGCAACAAACTCCTGCCTTAGCCACAGTCAAACATATATATTAACTCATTAATTCTATTTTATTTTGACTGCCTGTCATATCTTTAGTTCATCAGTAGTGATCGAATCTGCTTGTTGCTCTTATCATTATCAAGCCTTGTAATAAGGTATCAGAATTCACATTCATGTAGTCAACTTAGTGGACAGTATGGTTGTAGCTTGCAACATGGTGATCCTTGTGTTTCATTATACTGCATTTTTCAGAACATAGTTGCTTTCTCAATCTGCCATACTCCTCTTTCTGGTTGCTAACCAACTATTTATCAGTGTCGCTTTGATTGTATTCGGAGCATTTATAGCTGGGGCTCGAGACTTATCATTTGATGCTCGTGGGTATGCCATTGTCTTCGTCGCCAATATAACTACAGCTGTTTATCTTGCAACTATAAATCGTATTGGTAAGCACCTTCCTTTTTGCCACTTATTATATGTCAATCAAACTTGCAAAAATTTCTAATCAACACTTGTTTTGTTCTTTTAGGAAAATCTAGTGGGCTGAATAGCTTTGGCCTGATGTGGTGCAATGGTAGCATCTCAAAGACCTGTACCACTAAGATTCAACTTCATACTTCACACGTCCTAAATATATATTCTGCTTATCTGGATTTCAGGACTTGTTTGTGGACCTGCAGTACTGTTCTTGACATATATTCAGGGCGACctcaagaaaactattgaatttccCTATCTTTATTCCCCTGGTTTTCAGGTATATGCGACTTAAATTTTGAAATTAATGCTAATTTGATTATCCGAGGCATCTAAAGACTGCAGTACTTGGGGATGCGCATCACAATTTTTTACTAACAAAAACACAATCTTGTTGCCTGTTTATTGACTTCACTGGAGATGCTTGAATCTCTGTATATTTGTTCGCAACTAACCAGTTGGTGTTGAGGGTCGAGCTTTGACTGACACACTAGCTCGTGAGGCATTATTTTGTTCCTTCCCACCATTTCTGTGATCTTACCCAATAACGTACTGAGTtactgacccaatcctagaaaataGTTCGGATCATACACACTGTTTCACTCGAGCCAGTGAAACCCTTGCACTATTATATTCACATATTACCATGTTTTAGTCCACTGTTCTTGATTTCTGGTTGATTATTATAGGTTCTTAAATCTTCTTGGTTGCTGATTAATCTTACTCCTGACTTATCTCTATAGTATGCCTAGTTCATTGCAGTTAATGTTTTGTGGATGCTTCTAATTACTCTTGAAAGCAAGGGGAAaaaaatcatactccctccgttcacttttgtaagtcgttttagACAAGTCAAAATGGgccgttttgcacattgtctgaaatgtcttcaaggtcttataaaagtgaacaggggGAGTATTTATTTATGTTATAGTTGACATGAAGGTCTTGGGATTGCTTTATGTGTTTATATTGTATGTTAATTTTTTAAGCCTCATAATTTATTTTTCCTGGGATAGCTAGGGCCCATAGGTATCAATCATTTTGACGTAATTCCATTTGTAGGTGGTGCTGCTATTTTCATGTGTACTAGCATTTCTATTGAACTACACCATCTTCTGGAATACAATCCTGAATTCTGCACTTACACAGTCAATGTGTGGCAATTTGAAGGTATGGTCTCCATCCAATTCCTCCATGTGACTCAACATGCGTAGTATTTTGAAATCTTCTTCATGATGCTATTTCTGCAGGATTTCTTCACTGTTGGACTTGGCTGGGTACTCTTCGGCGGGCTTCCTTTTGATCTGGTGAGTTTAAGCTTGTTGCTCGGCCACAATTAGCTCTTCAATTTCCTTTCCTGAACACTGACTTAATTTTCTTTCTCATGGCAGCTTAATGTCATCGGCCAAGGGCTTGGCTTCGTTGGCTCAGGCATGTATGCCTACTGCAAGATCAAAGGAAAATAGATACTGATCTTTAAGGGACCAAAGGAAAGTAGATATTGATATGGGCAGTATGGCTTAACCAAAGTAGCGTTCATCATGCTGTTTGCTCCTGCATACGGGAGAGAAAATTTTGTAGGTTTTCCTGGGTGTACATTTATAAACTCCAATTCTCCTGGGTAGAACATGAATGAACTGCCATTGTTTGGCCAAGGAAATATAGAATACAACAAGATTTCAGCATCTCTGTACCATCGTTTTGTCTGTTCACATCTCCGTATTTGTCTGAAATAGATTACAACAAGATTTCAGCCGCCCCATCCATCCAAAATATAAGGTCCACAGCCACTATAATCAAGTAATAGATGTGtcgatttttttctattttttgtgaCTTTTAgaatttatttttgattttttcGAAAATATATTGTCTCACTAGAAACCAGGCTCCAAAATGCAACAGAAAATATCCAATATATCACCTAGCAAGAGGCTATTGTCTCAGCGTTGGTGCAAAATATTACCctctttggccctgtttggattgGATATATTTTTTCGTGTGCTGCCTGGTATTTAGTTCAAACTTGAGTTAAATACTGGAGAGCACACTAATTTTACACTCAATCAAAACAGGGCCTTAGTTTTGTTGGATGAATAGCAACTCTATTCTCAGGAGGGCCAAGGGCCAATACATATACAAGTGTGTGGTAAAGTGCAAgagaccccttatacaatggggattaACCGAAAAGGGgtatacacatctaacaccccccctcaaactcatggtgggtcgacaacactgagtttggagagaagaAAACTATGCTGCGCTCGagtctgtgccttcgtgaagaagtatgccaactgtaactcagagggcacatagtgaagagcgagagtctgatcctACACAGCAGCACACACAAAGTGGGTATCCataccgatgtgcttggtgagctcatgcttcaccgggtcacgcgcaatactgatagcaccagtACTGTCTGACAATAAAGGAGTCGATGTAGTAGcagacacaccaaaatcctcaagtagccatcgtaaccagatcacctcagccgtcagcatagccatggctcgcaactcagcctctgtactcgagcgagaaacggcagtctgtttctttgtcttccaggcaataagagagccaccaagaaagacacaataAGCAGACAGTGAGCGTCGATCAgaaggatcactagcccaggtagcatcagagtaggcctggagctcaagagagctggagcggggaaagaaaaggcgctgagagatcgtgccacgaagatatcgtaggacacggaggagatgactataatggacagaggtgggggctgaaacGAACTGACTCAGAATGTGAACAtgataggagatgtcaggacgcgtaacagcaagatagacaagattgccaacaaggtgacgatagcgagtgggattagggAGAGGGGCACCATCAGAGGCacgaagctgaacgttgagctccatgggagtgacaacagtgcgctcatcaccaagagcagcgagagcaagaagatcctgaatatatttttcttgggagatgtagaagccatcagaggtcgaAGAGATCTCAATCACAAGAAAATAGCGAagtggaccaagatcagtcatgagAAACTGGTCACGAAGacgagccttaacaaaggcaatgtaatCAGAGTcatcaccagtgatgatcatgtcatcaacatagagaaggagaagagtccgaccacgaggagacgtgtgaacaaacaacgctggatcatgattactgggcaagaaaccagcggcagtcaccacagtggcaaagcgctcaaaccaggcgtgaggggcctgtttgagaccatatagggagcggcgaagtctacagaccataccatcaggagcatagtaccccggtggtggctgcatataaacctcctcacgcaactcaccattgagaaaagcgttctgaacatcaagttgagagatgGACCACTGACGAACAGAAGCCACATCAAGAAGAGTGCGGAtagtggtcatgtgggccacatGAGCGAATGTCTCTTCATAGTTGCGcccctgctcctgctgaaaaccacgggtcacaagacgagctttgtagcgctcgagagaaccaTCGAAGCGAGTCTTAattttgtagacccacttgcaggtgatgggacggACACCAGAAGGAAGGGGAACTAGATCCcatgtgccagagcgctcaagagcagcaagctcttcggccatcGCAAGTTGTCATTTAGGCTGATTCATGGCAATccgataggaagtgggctcagcaATAACAGAGAGATCGTACCGATCAGGAGAGTAGCGATCAGGCGGGGGGCGAGGCCGAGCACGGAGGTTGTGAACCGGGGGAGGCGTGGGAGGTGCAGCAGAGGTGGAAGGCTCGTCAGAGAAGACATCGTCAGTACGAGAGCgacgagtatagtggagaggaaacGGGGAGAGAGGACGACGGACTGGAGAAGATggtggagaggtggaggaggaagaaggagaagacgaggtcGGTGGTGAATGAGAAGGAATGAGAGGTGCCGGAGGAAGAGGTGACACAAGAGGCACGTAGCGAGGCGTatcgggaaggagaaggaaggaaaggtCGTCGACAGAGAAACTCGAAGAAGAAGAACGTGGGTAGTAAGAACGAGACTCGTCAAAAGTCACATCAAGCGAGATGCGCAAGCGACGACCTACAGGATCCCAAcatcgatagcccttgtgctcatcactgtagccaaggaaaacacactcaactgactgagcagtcagtttggtgcgttctcggggggcaagaagaacatagcacacacatccaaacatacgaagagctgagtagtcaggagagcgaccagtgagacactccataggaataccaccctgaagagcagtcgatggctgaatgttgTTGAGATAGGCGGATGCTGAAACAGTCTCGCCCAAaaatggggtggaagggaagcagcAATCATGAGCGCATGAGTCGTCTCAAGCAAATGATGATGCTTGCGTTCggcaacgccattctgagcatgagccccAGGACATGAGAACTGAGCAAGGGTACCCTATTCTGCTAGAAAGCCACGCAACAGCTGAGAGATATACTCcccagcggagtcagcacgaaaagtaCGAATGGACGTGGCAaactgagtgtgaaccatggcagcaaaacgtttgtatatagagagaacatcgctacgagatttcatgaagtagagccaagtgtaccgagagaaatcatcaataaacaaaacatagtagcgatgaACACCTTTTGAATCAAAGGGAGCAAgaccccagacatcagaatgaactaagtcaaacgGATGCTGAGATACTGActcactagtaggataaggtaactgagtctgtttgccaagtctgcaaccattacaatgtaaggaCACATCTCTagatacagaccctaagaggccctgacgaactaaataagacaagcgagagccacagatgtgaccaaggcgataatgccactgctggaaggacgcagacgaagaggcagcaagagcatgaGAGCTGGCAAAAGTGATGGCAGCGAAAGGAACACAAAaccagtcaacctcccaaaggctctctgactcacggcgccgagggccagcaccaaccaaagccttggtgcgacgatcctgaatggagcaagagtcgatatcaagaatgacacgacaaccagaatcagtaagttgggcagcggaaaaaagattcatggtaagacGAGGAACATGAGAAACACTCGGAACAGAAAAGGACGGAGTGGAAAGAATACCACGACTAGCAACAGAAAGAGATGTGCCATCGGCAGTAAGAATATTAATAGGCGAATCGAGAGGTCGGAGAGAAGACAACGcggaagaatcagaagacatatgaaagGAAGCTCCAGAATCTAGAACCCACGAGGATGTACCTGGCTGTGTAGATACCGGTGATGGTGAGGAGGGGGATACAGTCACAGCAGCAGCGGGGCCAGTCGATGAGGAGCCCGAGGAAGCAAGAAGACGCTTGAGGCGaacaatg from Triticum dicoccoides isolate Atlit2015 ecotype Zavitan chromosome 6A, WEW_v2.0, whole genome shotgun sequence encodes:
- the LOC119317110 gene encoding UDP-N-acetylglucosamine transporter UGNT1-like isoform X1, which encodes MAKNAGGVLLPVSAEPGKGDGEAALFKGSAMTRRGAVAALSYMSCSVLLVMFNKAALSSYKFPCANVITLLQMVCSTCLLYVLRRLKIISFTNSETSVPSDSLFFVPFRILLRTSPLSLSYLLYMLASMESVRGVNVPMYTTLRRTTVAFTMTMEYFLAKQKHTPPIIGSVALIVFGAFIAGARDLSFDARGYAIVFVANITTAVYLATINRIGKSSGLNSFGLMWCNGLVCGPAVLFLTYIQGDLKKTIEFPYLYSPGFQVVLLFSCVLAFLLNYTIFWNTILNSALTQSMCGNLKDFFTVGLGWVLFGGLPFDLLNVIGQGLGFVGSGMYAYCKIKGK
- the LOC119317110 gene encoding UDP-N-acetylglucosamine transporter UGNT1-like isoform X2, producing the protein MESVRGVNVPMYTTLRRTTVAFTMTMEYFLAKQKHTPPIIGSVALIVFGAFIAGARDLSFDARGYAIVFVANITTAVYLATINRIGKSSGLNSFGLMWCNGLVCGPAVLFLTYIQGDLKKTIEFPYLYSPGFQVVLLFSCVLAFLLNYTIFWNTILNSALTQSMCGNLKDFFTVGLGWVLFGGLPFDLLNVIGQGLGFVGSGMYAYCKIKGK